In Nicotiana tabacum cultivar K326 chromosome 17, ASM71507v2, whole genome shotgun sequence, one DNA window encodes the following:
- the LOC142171853 gene encoding uncharacterized protein LOC142171853, which produces MELPWMVGGAFNVLIYEDEKIGYKGSSFTWWNGRPNAECVFNRLDRILVNLPFQNLFPTIEVEHLIVTGSNHAHLLMSCGEQMANYIKPFKFLNFWTYKHENFKEFMRRNWFTDFLGDSFFMFKQNLKRVKGAVSKWIKDTYGDIFKQLAIREDIVRVKEMLFEEELTVENRIVLQKSQAELKSYLSIDEQYWKEKANMTWFTEGDKNTRCFHNHVNVKRQKL; this is translated from the exons ATGGAGTTGCCTTGGATGGTAGGTGGAGCTTTTAATGTATTGATTTATGAAGATGAGAAGATAG GCTACAAGGGCAGTTCCTTCACTTGGTGGAATGGAAGGCCAAATGCAGAATGTGTTTTCAATAGGTTGGATAGAATCCTTGTGAACTTGCCTTTCCAGAATTTGTTTCCTACTATAGAAGTTGAACACCTCATCGTAACTGGCTCAAATCATGCTCATTTGTTGATGAGTTGTGGTGAACAAATGGCTAACTATATTAAGCCTTTTAAGTTCTTAAACTTCTGGACTTATAAGCATGAGAATTTTAAAGAGTTTATGAGGCGGAATTGGTTTACAGACTTCCTAGGTGATTCTTTCTTCATGTTCAAACAAAATTTGAAGAGGGTGAAGGGTGCAGTGTCTAAATGGATCAAGGATACCTATGGAGATATTTTCAAGCAACTTGCAATCAGGGAAGATATTGTAAGGGTGAAGGAGATGTTATTTGAAGAAGAGCTAACTGTGGAGAATAGAATTGTCTTACAAAAATCCCAAGCTGAATTGAAGAGTTACCTAAGTATTGATGAGCAGTATTGGAAGGAGAAGGCTAATATGACATGGTTCACTGAAGGAGATAAGAACACTAGATGTTTTCACAATCATGTAAATGTCAAGAGGCAAAAGCTATAG